A genomic segment from Alteribacillus bidgolensis encodes:
- the selB gene encoding selenocysteine-specific translation elongation factor, producing MGKRTLTIGMAGHIDHGKTTLTKALTKIDTDRLKEEKERNISIEPGFAPLQLTDDLDVSIIDVPGHERFIRQMIAGVAGIDAVVLTVAADEGVMPQTKEHLDILSLLDVKGGLIAVTKADKVDDDLLELAGEDIREEVKGTPFEKAEMVFVDSVSGRGVEEVRKQLIYILEKIPVRDKKGAFRLPIDQVFTVHGQGTVVRGTVYEGSIYEGDTVQVLPQRKKTKIRQLQIHGSQVQEGIAGQRLAMNLSGVSKEEIKRGDVVVAAEHYVTTSIVHVVLFPSKEFFYDLKQRGYIKLHLGTAEVYGNIVFFDRNVLEPGVHKVVCQLRLDKPVVTKREDRFILRRPTPTETIGGGWIINPQGERLPFGEKSVQRLEKELEGTPDELIKTALLEEKWLTREEIAKQTGLTKEDANELVTQLIENSTIWELSNKKLVLKETYEQFWKELIDELKDYHERYPLRTGKNKEELQSLKLRSLPKELIERFLEEAETQNKIKKHKQYVSLHSFAPYYPKGWEKRIQQLLESWRKDGISVKPWDEYAKEQQLPNELSQELKRSLLQQEKAVGMDDKHVWSKHAAGEAAQKLRDHHPASFTLQEAKDVLHLTRKYLVPLLEWMDESGWTKRIDQERVWRN from the coding sequence ATGGGGAAGAGGACATTAACAATAGGTATGGCTGGTCATATTGATCACGGAAAAACCACGCTTACAAAAGCATTAACGAAAATAGATACGGATCGTCTAAAAGAAGAAAAAGAACGCAATATATCAATTGAACCCGGATTTGCTCCTTTACAGTTAACAGATGATTTGGATGTTTCTATTATCGATGTCCCTGGACATGAAAGGTTTATCCGGCAGATGATTGCTGGAGTGGCAGGCATTGATGCAGTTGTCCTTACTGTTGCCGCAGATGAAGGAGTGATGCCGCAAACAAAAGAGCACCTCGATATTTTATCTTTGCTAGACGTAAAGGGCGGACTTATTGCGGTCACAAAGGCAGATAAAGTAGATGATGATTTGCTGGAGCTTGCCGGAGAAGACATTCGTGAAGAAGTAAAAGGAACACCTTTTGAAAAAGCAGAGATGGTATTTGTCGATAGTGTGTCCGGTCGCGGAGTAGAGGAAGTCCGTAAGCAGTTAATATATATTTTAGAAAAAATCCCCGTTCGAGACAAAAAAGGGGCTTTTAGACTTCCAATTGATCAGGTGTTTACGGTCCATGGACAAGGAACCGTTGTGCGAGGCACTGTATATGAAGGAAGTATTTACGAAGGAGATACTGTGCAGGTCCTCCCGCAGCGCAAAAAAACAAAAATAAGACAGCTGCAAATTCACGGCAGCCAAGTACAGGAAGGGATTGCTGGTCAAAGGCTTGCCATGAATCTCAGCGGCGTTTCAAAAGAAGAAATAAAACGAGGAGATGTCGTTGTGGCTGCCGAACATTATGTCACTACATCTATTGTCCACGTCGTATTATTCCCTTCTAAAGAATTTTTTTATGATTTAAAACAGCGGGGATATATTAAGCTTCACCTTGGCACAGCCGAAGTTTACGGAAACATAGTGTTTTTTGACCGTAATGTATTAGAACCGGGAGTACATAAAGTAGTTTGTCAGCTGCGCTTAGACAAACCGGTCGTTACCAAACGAGAAGATCGGTTTATTTTACGCCGGCCAACACCTACTGAAACAATCGGCGGCGGCTGGATCATAAATCCGCAAGGGGAACGTCTTCCTTTTGGCGAAAAGTCGGTGCAGCGTCTCGAAAAAGAATTAGAAGGCACACCAGACGAACTCATTAAAACCGCTCTTCTTGAAGAAAAATGGCTGACCAGAGAAGAAATTGCAAAACAGACAGGACTAACGAAAGAGGACGCGAATGAGCTGGTGACGCAATTAATAGAAAATAGTACAATTTGGGAGCTTTCTAATAAAAAACTGGTATTAAAGGAAACATACGAACAGTTTTGGAAGGAATTAATAGACGAATTAAAAGATTATCATGAAAGGTATCCTTTAAGAACAGGTAAAAATAAAGAAGAATTGCAGTCATTGAAATTACGATCACTGCCAAAAGAACTCATCGAGCGATTTTTAGAAGAAGCAGAGACACAGAACAAAATCAAAAAGCACAAACAATATGTATCACTGCATAGTTTTGCCCCGTATTATCCAAAAGGCTGGGAAAAAAGAATACAGCAATTGCTGGAAAGCTGGAGAAAAGACGGGATTTCAGTGAAACCTTGGGACGAGTATGCAAAAGAACAACAGCTGCCTAATGAACTATCGCAGGAACTGAAACGGTCGCTGCTGCAACAAGAGAAAGCTGTCGGGATGGATGATAAACACGTATGGTCTAAACATGCAGCAGGTGAAGCTGCACAAAAGCTTCGTGATCATCACCCAGCTTCATTTACCCTGCAGGAGGCAAAAGATGTACTTCACTTAACGAGAAAATACCTGGTCCCCCTTTTA
- a CDS encoding gamma-glutamylcyclotransferase family protein: protein MYYFAYGSCMNVRDIKRTVDAKPVGAAVLKDYRFGYRAYSKARKGGVADIIPETGNEVEGILFEVPDFKGLDKREGHPHFYERIEVNVQLLETKEWVKAKTYSVVEKSEVDIAPFAYYSSLIIEGAKELTEEYQQKIKVLTKKLQNDPQSYE, encoded by the coding sequence GTGTATTATTTTGCATATGGTTCATGTATGAATGTAAGGGATATAAAAAGGACGGTGGATGCTAAGCCTGTTGGAGCAGCTGTACTTAAAGACTATCGATTCGGCTACCGTGCATATTCAAAGGCTAGAAAAGGCGGAGTAGCAGACATAATTCCGGAGACAGGCAATGAAGTGGAAGGGATTTTGTTTGAGGTTCCCGACTTTAAAGGACTAGACAAAAGAGAAGGCCACCCTCATTTTTACGAAAGAATCGAAGTGAATGTACAGTTATTAGAGACAAAAGAATGGGTCAAAGCAAAAACCTACAGTGTCGTAGAAAAGTCTGAAGTAGACATCGCTCCTTTCGCTTACTATTCTAGTTTAATTATTGAAGGGGCAAAAGAATTAACCGAAGAGTATCAGCAAAAAATTAAAGTTCTTACCAAAAAACTTCAAAATGATCCCCAAAGTTATGAATAA
- a CDS encoding YheC/YheD family protein: MKLKGRNKYKMYFALKKDEALQKHLPATLKWNRQNFINMLKKYNSVVVKPRSGRQGQRIYFVSKINSKYLVHINKTRKYFKRRTAAYNYIKKSAEKRKYIIQQEIDLATIDGKRFDFRIIVQRLTTKDDWVVNGIIARKAGAGYKVTNKRRRGIVLPLETAMEKLNAVEKKDFIVEEIKKIALAAAETLGRSFPNQKIFGVDIGMKEDGSLYIFELNRWPLIQGFKSLKDKTQYNKIRKYKRKAKK; this comes from the coding sequence GTGAAATTAAAAGGAAGAAATAAATATAAAATGTATTTTGCTTTAAAGAAAGATGAAGCTCTGCAAAAACATCTTCCTGCTACATTAAAATGGAATAGACAAAATTTTATTAATATGTTAAAAAAATACAATTCTGTTGTTGTAAAACCACGAAGCGGCCGGCAAGGTCAAAGAATTTATTTTGTTAGTAAAATAAATTCAAAGTATCTGGTGCATATAAACAAAACAAGGAAGTATTTTAAAAGAAGAACAGCCGCTTATAATTATATTAAAAAGTCAGCAGAAAAAAGAAAGTATATTATTCAACAAGAAATTGATCTTGCAACCATCGATGGGAAGCGTTTTGATTTCAGGATTATCGTACAACGATTAACAACAAAAGATGATTGGGTTGTAAATGGCATCATCGCAAGAAAAGCTGGAGCGGGATATAAAGTAACGAACAAACGCCGCCGCGGAATTGTCCTCCCCTTAGAAACAGCAATGGAAAAATTAAATGCAGTTGAAAAGAAAGATTTTATCGTAGAAGAGATTAAGAAAATAGCTCTTGCTGCCGCTGAGACGTTAGGACGTTCTTTTCCTAACCAAAAAATATTTGGTGTAGATATTGGAATGAAAGAAGATGGCTCTCTTTATATTTTTGAGCTCAATCGATGGCCATTAATTCAGGGGTTTAAGAGTCTGAAGGATAAAACCCAATATAATAAAATCAGGAAATATAAAAGGAAAGCGAAAAAGTAA